One Arvicanthis niloticus isolate mArvNil1 chromosome 3, mArvNil1.pat.X, whole genome shotgun sequence DNA segment encodes these proteins:
- the Plau gene encoding urokinase-type plasminogen activator, which yields MRVWLASLFFCALVVKNSEGGSELGASDESNCGCQNGGVCVSYKYFSSIRRCSCPEKFQGEHCEIDASKTCYHGNGQSYRGKANTDTKGRPCLAWNSPAVLQKIYNAHRPDALSLGLGKHNYCRNPDNQRRPWCYVQIGLKQFVQECMVHDCSKKPSSVDQRGFQCGQKALRPRFKIVGGEFTVVENQPWFAAIYMKNKGGGPLSFKCGGSLISACWVASATHCFINIPNKEDYVVYLGQSKRNSYNPGEMKFEVEQLILHEDYREDTLAYHNDIALLKIRTSTGQCAQPSRSIQTICLPPRFVDAPVGSDCEITGFGQESHTDYLYPKNLKMSVVKLISHQECKQPHYYGSEINYKMLCAADPEWKTDSCMGDSGGPLICNINDRPTLSGIVSWGRGCAEKNKPGVYTRVSFFLSWIHSHIGEENGLAF from the exons ATGAGAGTCTGGCTGGCGAGCCTGTTTTTCTGCGCCTTAGTGGTGAAAAACTCTGAA GGTGGCAGTGAACTTGGAGCTTCTGATGAAT CAAACTGTGGCTGTCAGAacggaggtgtgtgtgtgtcctacaaGTACTTCTCCAGCATTCGCCGATGCAGCTGCCCAGAGAAATTCCAAGGGGAGCACTGTGAAATAG ATGCATCAAAAACCTGCTATCATGGAAATGGCCAATCTTACCGAGGAAAGGCCAACACGGACACCAAAGGCCgaccctgcctggcctggaattcGCCTGCTGTCCTTCAGAAAATCTACAATGCCCACAGACCTGATGCTCTTAGCCTAGGTCTGGGCAAACACAATTACTGCAG GAACCCTGACAATCAGAGGCGGCCCTGGTGCTATGTGCAGATTGGCCTAAAGCAGTTTGTCCAAGAATGCATGGTGCATGACTGTA GCAAAAAGCCTTCTTCTGTAGACCAACGAGGCTTCCAGTGTGGCCAGAAGGCTCTAAGGCCCCGCTTTAAGATTGTTGGGGGAGAATTCACTGTTGTGGAGAACCAGCCCTGGTTTGCAGCCATCTACATGAAGAACAAGGGAGGAGGCCCTCTCTCCTTTAAATGTGGTGGGAGCCTCATCAGTGCTTGCTGGGTGGCCAGCGCTACACACTGCTTCAT TAATATCCCAAATAAGGAAGACTATGTTGTCTACCTGGGTCAGTCGAAGCGGAACTCCTATAACCCTGGAGAGATGAAGTTTGAGGTGGAGCAGCTCATCTTGCACGAAGACTATAGAGAAGACACCCTGGCCTACCATAACGATATTG CCTTGCTGAAGATACGTACCAGCACAGGCCAGTGTGCACAGCCATCCAGGTCCATACAGACCATCTGCCTGCCCCCAAGGTTTGTTGATGCTCCAGTTGGTTCAGACTGTGAGATCACTGGCTTTGGACAAGAGAGTCACA CTGACTATCTCTATCCAAAGAACCTGAAAATGTCGGTTGTCAAGCTTATTTCTCACCAAGAGTGTAAGCAGCCTCACTACTATGGCTctgaaattaattataaaatgctGTGTGCTGCTGACCCAGAGTGGAAAACAGATTCCTGCATG GGAGATTCTGGAGGACCTCTTATCTGTAACATCAATGACCGCCCAACTCTGAGTGGGATTGTGAGCTGGGGCCGAGGATGTGCAGAGAAAAACAAGCCCGGTGTCTACACGAGGGTCTCATTCTTCCTGAGCTGGATTCATTCCCACATTGGAGAAGAGAATGGCCTAGCCTTCTGA